Proteins encoded in a region of the Phaenicophaeus curvirostris isolate KB17595 chromosome 1, BPBGC_Pcur_1.0, whole genome shotgun sequence genome:
- the MDM2 gene encoding E3 ubiquitin-protein ligase Mdm2 isoform X1, with product MCNTEMSSLPDASAVTASEQEALVKPKPLLLKLLKLAGAEKDTFTMKEVIFYLGQYIMSKQLYDEKQQHIVHCANDLLGDLFGVTSFSVKEHRRLYSMISKNLIAVNQQDSGLADTPEDDARFQLEEENGLKESMQELEEKQTSSNVTSRPTTSSRRRTHSESEENSSDDLHSDRRKRHKSDSISLTFDESLSWCVVSGLCRERSNSSDSTDSLSIPDLDASSLSENSDWFDHSSVSDQFSVEFEVESVYSEDYSHNEEGQELTDEDDEVYQLTIYQDEDSDADSFDEDPEISLADYWKCPECSEMNPPLPRHCHRCWALREDWLPDEKSDKSEKSEKSEKSKLESSLPLEAEEGFDVPDCKKVKMIEDKEPALEENEDKAAQISESQESEDYSQPSTSSSMFCSSQEDYKEPEKREVQDKEESTESSLPVTSIEPCVICQSRPKNGCIVHGKTGHLMSCFTCARKLKKRNKPCPVCRQPIQMIVLTYFS from the exons ATGTGCAACACCGAGATGTCCTCCCTCCCGGACGCCTCCGCTGTCACCGCTTCGGAACAAGAGGCGCTG GTCAAACCAAAGCCCTTATTGTTGAAGTTGTTAAAGTTAGCTGGTGCAGAAAAGGACACATTTACTATGAAGGAG GTAATATTCTATCTTGGACAATATATTATGTCTAAACAGTTATATGATGAGAAACAGCAACATATTGTACACTGTGCAAATGATCTCCTGGGGGATTTATTTGGAGTAACAAGCTTTTCAGTAAAAGAACACAG GAGACTATATTCAATGATTTCCAAGAATCTGATAGCGGTCAATCAACAAG ACTCTGGGCTTGCTGACACACCAGAGGATGATGCCAGATTCCAGCTCGAAGAAGAAAATGGTCTAAAg GAATCCATGCAAGAGTTAGAAGAGAAACAGACTTCATCAAATGTGACTTCCCGGCCAACTACATCTTCCAGGAGGAGAACACACAGCGAATCTG aagaaaattcttcagATGATCTGCATAGTGACAGAAGAAAACGCCACAAGTCAGACAGCATTTCGTTGACGTTTGATGAAAGCCTCTCATGGTGTGTAGTCAGTGGTCTGTGCCGCGAAAGGAGCAATAGCAGTGATTCAACAGATTCTCTTTCCATTCCT gatctTGATGCTAGTTCATTAAGTGAAAACTCCGACTGGTTTGACCACAGTTCTGTTTCCGACCAGTTCAGTGTAGAATTTGAAGTTGAGTCTGTTTATTCAGAAGACTATAGCCATAATGAAGAAGGACAGGAGCTCAcagatgaagatgatgag GTATATCAGCTGACTATTTACCAGGATGAAGACAGTGATGCTGATTCATTTGATGAAGATCCAGAGATTTCTCTAGCT GATTATTGGAAGTGTCCCGAATGTAGCGAAATGAATCCTCCGCTTCCACGACATTGCCACAGATGCTGGGCTCTGCGAGAGGACTGGCTTCCAGATGAAAAGAGTGATAAATctgaaaagagtgaaaaatctgaaaagagCAAGCTGGAAAGTTCACTCCCCCTAGAGGCTGAAGAAGGTTTTGATGTTCCTGACTGCAAGAAAGTGAAAATGATTGAAGACAAAGAACCAGCTTTGGAGGAAAACGAGGATAAAGCAGCACAAATTTCTGAGTCCCAGGAAAGTGAAGATTATTCTCAGCCATCAACGTCGAGCAGCATGTTTTGTAGCAGTCAGGAGGACTATAAGGAACCTGAGAAAAGAGAAGTGCAAGACAAAGAGGAAAGCACAGAATCCAGTCTGCCTGTTACCAGCATAGAGCCCTGCGTCATTTGTCAGAGCAGGCCTAAAAATGGCTGCATAGTACATGGCAAAACAGGACACCTCATGTCGTGTTTTACATGTGCAAGGAAACTGAAGAAGAGGAACAAACCCTGTCCGGTGTGCAGACAGCCCATACAAATGATTGTACTAACTTATTTTAGTTAG
- the MDM2 gene encoding E3 ubiquitin-protein ligase Mdm2 isoform X2: MCNTEMSSLPDASAVTASEQEALVKPKPLLLKLLKLAGAEKDTFTMKEVIFYLGQYIMSKQLYDEKQQHIVHCANDLLGDLFGVTSFSVKEHRRLYSMISKNLIAVNQQDSGLADTPEDDARFQLEEENGLKESMQELEEKQTSSNVTSRPTTSSRRRTHSESENSSDDLHSDRRKRHKSDSISLTFDESLSWCVVSGLCRERSNSSDSTDSLSIPDLDASSLSENSDWFDHSSVSDQFSVEFEVESVYSEDYSHNEEGQELTDEDDEVYQLTIYQDEDSDADSFDEDPEISLADYWKCPECSEMNPPLPRHCHRCWALREDWLPDEKSDKSEKSEKSEKSKLESSLPLEAEEGFDVPDCKKVKMIEDKEPALEENEDKAAQISESQESEDYSQPSTSSSMFCSSQEDYKEPEKREVQDKEESTESSLPVTSIEPCVICQSRPKNGCIVHGKTGHLMSCFTCARKLKKRNKPCPVCRQPIQMIVLTYFS, encoded by the exons ATGTGCAACACCGAGATGTCCTCCCTCCCGGACGCCTCCGCTGTCACCGCTTCGGAACAAGAGGCGCTG GTCAAACCAAAGCCCTTATTGTTGAAGTTGTTAAAGTTAGCTGGTGCAGAAAAGGACACATTTACTATGAAGGAG GTAATATTCTATCTTGGACAATATATTATGTCTAAACAGTTATATGATGAGAAACAGCAACATATTGTACACTGTGCAAATGATCTCCTGGGGGATTTATTTGGAGTAACAAGCTTTTCAGTAAAAGAACACAG GAGACTATATTCAATGATTTCCAAGAATCTGATAGCGGTCAATCAACAAG ACTCTGGGCTTGCTGACACACCAGAGGATGATGCCAGATTCCAGCTCGAAGAAGAAAATGGTCTAAAg GAATCCATGCAAGAGTTAGAAGAGAAACAGACTTCATCAAATGTGACTTCCCGGCCAACTACATCTTCCAGGAGGAGAACACACAGCGAATCTG aaaattcttcagATGATCTGCATAGTGACAGAAGAAAACGCCACAAGTCAGACAGCATTTCGTTGACGTTTGATGAAAGCCTCTCATGGTGTGTAGTCAGTGGTCTGTGCCGCGAAAGGAGCAATAGCAGTGATTCAACAGATTCTCTTTCCATTCCT gatctTGATGCTAGTTCATTAAGTGAAAACTCCGACTGGTTTGACCACAGTTCTGTTTCCGACCAGTTCAGTGTAGAATTTGAAGTTGAGTCTGTTTATTCAGAAGACTATAGCCATAATGAAGAAGGACAGGAGCTCAcagatgaagatgatgag GTATATCAGCTGACTATTTACCAGGATGAAGACAGTGATGCTGATTCATTTGATGAAGATCCAGAGATTTCTCTAGCT GATTATTGGAAGTGTCCCGAATGTAGCGAAATGAATCCTCCGCTTCCACGACATTGCCACAGATGCTGGGCTCTGCGAGAGGACTGGCTTCCAGATGAAAAGAGTGATAAATctgaaaagagtgaaaaatctgaaaagagCAAGCTGGAAAGTTCACTCCCCCTAGAGGCTGAAGAAGGTTTTGATGTTCCTGACTGCAAGAAAGTGAAAATGATTGAAGACAAAGAACCAGCTTTGGAGGAAAACGAGGATAAAGCAGCACAAATTTCTGAGTCCCAGGAAAGTGAAGATTATTCTCAGCCATCAACGTCGAGCAGCATGTTTTGTAGCAGTCAGGAGGACTATAAGGAACCTGAGAAAAGAGAAGTGCAAGACAAAGAGGAAAGCACAGAATCCAGTCTGCCTGTTACCAGCATAGAGCCCTGCGTCATTTGTCAGAGCAGGCCTAAAAATGGCTGCATAGTACATGGCAAAACAGGACACCTCATGTCGTGTTTTACATGTGCAAGGAAACTGAAGAAGAGGAACAAACCCTGTCCGGTGTGCAGACAGCCCATACAAATGATTGTACTAACTTATTTTAGTTAG